The Polyangiaceae bacterium genomic interval CTCGACGAGTGCATCGCGTACGCCAAGGAGCGCAAGACGTTTGGCACGGCGATCGCGAATCATCAGCTCATCCAATGGATGATCGCCGAGATGGCGATTCGCACGGAGGGCACGCGTCTTTTGTATCAGAAGGCTGCGTGGAACCTCGATAACGGCGTGCGTGATCCCATCGTGTCGAGCTTTGCGAAGGCGTATGGTGCCGACAGCGCGATGCAGACGGCGGTCGACGCGGTGCAAGTCTTTGGCGGCAACGGTTTCGTCAAAGAGTATCCGGTCGAGAAGCTGATGCGCGATGCGAAGGTGCTGCAAATCTACGAAGGCACGAGCCAGATTCAGCGCATCGTCATTGCCAAGCAGCTTCTGGCTTGAAGCTGGAGCAAGCGCTCAAATCCAGGCCCCGTCTGAAACCGGGTCCGGTTTCAACTCGAATCATTTACCTTCGTACGCTCTCGCCTTGATGATCAGGGCGTATCAATTTCTTGCACCTGCCAAGAGGAGTACCTTTCCATGCGCACTCGGAAAAATCACCGTTCGGTGGCCAATCGGTCGTCACTGGGTCTCATGAAAAAGATCGGCGCAATGACGGGCATCGTGTCGGCCTGTGCCGCGTTTTTGGCGGGAGCCTGTGGCGATGCTCAACCGACGAACACGACGGGTGCTGGTGGCGCGGGTACCTCATCGAGTGGTGATGGTGGCACGGGGCTCGAAGACTTCACGACCAGCAGCAACACTGGCAGCGTCTCGAGCAGCAGCAGCTCGAGCAGCAGTTCGTCGGGTGCTGTTCCAAGTTGCCCGACAGGCGATCCGACCGGTGGACCGACGAAGGTAGCGGCGGCGTTTGGCGATGCGAGCGTGCAGACGGGGGCCGCTGTTGCATTCGACAAGTCGGGCAACATCCTCCTCGCGGGATCATTTGCGGGCAGCATCAATTTGGGTGGAACGACGCTGAACAGCGCCGGCATGGACGATGTGTTCGTCGCAAAGTTCACGCCTGCAGGACAACTTTTGTGGGCAAAGCAGTTTGGCGATGGTCAGTTGCAGACGGCTTCGGGCATTGGAGCGGATTCCAATGGCAACGTGTACGTCACGGGAAGCTTCAAGGGCAGCATCAACTTCGGCGGGGGTGCTTTGAATGCAAACGGAAATCTCTTCGTCGATATTTTTCTCGCCAAACTCACGTCCGACGGAAACCACGTGTGGAGCCAGCGGTATGGCGACGAAAACGTGCAGAATGCGCGTGGTTTGTCCGTCGACTCCGCGGGCAACGTGATCATCGTGGGAAGCTTCCAGAATAGCGTCAATTTTGGTGGGGCAAACCATACGAGCGCGGGTGCGCAAGATGCGTTTGCGGCGAAGTACAACAGCGCGGGCGTGTATCAGTGGAGTCGTCAATTCGGCGATGCGGCGGATCAATACGCGCGCGCCGTGTGGCTCGATGCGATGGGCAACGTGTATCTTGCTGGTGACGTAGCGGGCTCGATCGACTTCGGCGGTGGCGCGATGACGGCGACGTCGAAAACGAGTGCGTTCGTCGCAAAGCTCGATTCGCTCGGCGTTGCGGCGTGGGCGAAGTTGAGCACCGGGGATGCGGAGGGCAGCGCGAAGGCGAACGCGGTGGCGGTTGGGCCGAACGGCGAAGTGATCGTGGGCGGCAACTTCCGCGGCACGTTCGACCTTGGAGGCATGCCCGTCACGAACCCCGGCACCGACGATGCGTTCGTCACGGTGTTGACTGCAGCGGGAGCGCATACGTTCACAAAGACGTTCGGCGATAGCGAATCGCAGACGGCGATGGGTGTTGCGATGGCACCGAACGGCGATGTGTTCGTCGCGGGGAATTTCTCGGGCTCGATCGACTTCGATACGGGCATGCCGACGATGAGCGCAGGGGCGTTCGACGGGTACGTGGCGCGTTTGAATTCGAAGGGTTGTCCCGTCTGGCTTCGCACGTACCCGGGTCCGGGTGTTCAACTGACGCAAGCGATGGCCATCGATCCGACGACGGGCGGCGTTGCGGTCACGGGATCCTTCAATGGAACGGCCGACTTCGGCACCGGCGTGCTCACGGCGGCCGGTGATGATGTTTTTCTCTTGTCTGTCAATCCTTGAAAGAGGTCGCCTCGATTTCGAGGAATGAGCGTGTGAGGGCGCACTGCGATGCGGTGCGCCCTGTGCTTTGACGCAGCGAGATCTCTGGGCGCTGGTGATTTGGGCGTCTTCTGCGAGCGCATGTCGACGGCTCGGTGGCTCGGCTCTTGTACCGGCGCGGAAAGTCGTGAGATCTTTGCCAAAGGCTTGCGTCCGTGAGGCGTGAGTGAACGTGGGTCATTCGGGGCGCATTGCGCGTTTCCAAGCGGAGCACTTTATGGCTTTATTTCGGCAGCCTTCGAAAGGTTTATTGACCTCGTTGGCGGTGCTTTCTGGTTTGGCGGCGGCGGCTGCATGTATGCAGCCGGCGAGCGCGCAGGAACCCGCCGCGTGTCTTTCGTTCAACCCGGCCGATTGGCCTGCGCCGGCAAGGCCCTACTTCATGCTCGTCGTCGATACGTCCGGATCGATGACGGCGTGTACGACGCCGCCCACGAACTACCCCACGGAATGCAACCAGAATGCCGCGGGATACGCGCTGAATTCCTGCGGCATGAATCCCAGTCGCCTCAATGACGCCAAGTGTGCTCTCCGGCAAACCGTGCAGGCGTTCAGCGGCGAGGTGAACTTTGGCCTCGCAACGTTCGCCAGCTACTTGTCTGGTTGTAGTGGCGGCGCGTGCGGCAGCGACTGCGGAACACCGACCGGAGGCACGTGTAACTCCGACTTTTACGACGCCAAGTGCAATTGGAACGTGTTTCAGGACGCCGGTGGCACCGCTTGCGGCAACACGCCAGCATGTTCCCGGAGCTGGGCCATCCCTGCCAAACCTTCCGGAAGGCACGTGGCGCAACGGCGCAAACGTCGTCTTCGGCATCACCAAGGATGCGTGGTGGCTCCCTCCTGGACAGCCCCAGCCGAACACCGCCGAGCTTCTCCAGTGGTTCGATGGACAATGCGACAGCAGCCGCGAGCTCTTCGCGGCAGGCAGCACGCCCATCGCCGGCTCGCTCGAGGCCGTCACTCAATATCTGCGAGCAGGCTGGACGCGATGGACGAACAGCAACTACTGCCCCAATCCCACGTACACGTTCGGGACCCCGGCGGATACCAACGATCGAGCATGTCGCAGCATCAACGTCATTCTGTTGACCGACGGCGACGAGAGCTGTGACTCGCAAACGGACGCAGTCAATGCCGCATCGAACCTGTTCAACAACGGCGTGACGATTGGCGGCAAGACGTGGAAGGTCCCGGTTCACGTCATCAACTTCGCGGGCGGCTCCGTGACGGCGACGAATCAGATCGCCGCCGCAGGTGGCACGAACGCGTCGATTCTCGCGAACAACGAGGTCCAGCTCGCGAGTGCATTCGCGCAGATCATTGGTGGTGCAATCAAACCCGAGGTTTGCAACAACGGCGACGACAACTGCAACGGCTGCACGGACGAGGGCTACAAGCACTACTGCAACCAGCAGCAAACCTGCTGCACTTGGGCGACGCAGGGGCAGCGGACGACGTGCCTCAACAACTACACCGCGTCCATCTCGCCAGCCGATCCGGACGGCAACCAAGCGCTCCTGCCGTGCACCACGCCCACGCAGCAGACGCAGCCCGCCAACTGGCTCTGTTACAACCCCGGCGACGTCTGCGACGAGAACGACAACAACTGTTCGGACGGCGTCGACGAAGGGCAGCTCAAGTGCGGCAACCCCGCGGCATGTCCCTCGACCGAGATCTGCGACGGCAAAGACAACGACTGCGACAACCAGGTCGATGAAATCGGCGGCTGCGCTCCTTGCATTCCGTCGCCCGAGATTTGCGATGGTTGCGACAACGATTGCGACGGCGTGGCGGACGATGGCGTTGCCGCGATCCCGTGCGGTTTGGCGAACCCCGCGAACTGCACGGGTACGCAAGCCTGTTCGGCTCCGCAAAACGTTCCCGTTGGCACGTGCGTAGCGGGCGGCGGCTATCAGCCCTGCAACAACAATCCGCTGCCCGAAATCTGCGACATGATCGACAACGACTGCGACGGCATCACGGACGATGGCGTTCCAGGAATCGCGTGTGTGCCTGCAGGAACGCCGCCCGGGTTGAACTACAACCCGCCGAGCCAATGCAAGATGGGCACGCAAGCATGCGGCAGCAGCGTCTGCTCGGGGTTCGTCGGGCCCTCCACCGAGGTCTGCGACGGCATCGACAACGATTGCGACGGGCAGGTCGATGAAGGTGCAACCGGCGTGGGATCTCCGTGTGGTACGGCCATTTCGCCGTGTACGCCGGGAGCGCTTGCTTGCGTGAACGGTGCGCTGGTTTGTCAAGGCGGCACGCAGCCGACTCCCGAGGTCTGCGACAACATCGACAACAACTGCAACGGTGTCGTTGACGACGCGCCGCTCGCGGACGGTCCGGCTGCGGGGATGAATGGCTGCTGGACCGATGCGGGCAATTGCTGCTCGTTTGCCGGTCTGCAGTGGTGTCCGCCGGCCGGTGCGACCTGCAATGGAACCGGCACGCTCACGTCGCCCTGTTCGGCAGGCACGCTCGTCTGTTCGATGGGGGGCTGGACATGCCAAGGACCGCTCGGCCCGTCCGCAGAGGTTTGCGACAGCGCCGATAACGATTGCGATGGCATGGTCGACGACGTCACGGGCGTGGGTTTGCCCTGCGGAACCGACCAAGGCGAGTGCGTTGCTGGCGTCGCGCAATGCAGCGCGAACGGCATCATTTGCGTCGGCGCCGTCGGCCCGACGACGGAAGTTTGCGACAACAAAGACAACGACTGCGACGGCGCGATCGACGACGGCGTGCCGGGCGTTGGCCAACCGTGTGGCGTCAATCAGCCTCCGTGCACGCTTGGAACCACGGCGTGTGTAGGTGGCATGGTGGTTTGTCAGGGCGGAGTTCAGCCGCAAGGCGAGCTCTGCGACGGCATCGACAACAACTGCGATGGCTTGGTCGACAACGCGCCGCTTGCCGATGCGCCTCCGCCAAACCTGAACGGTTGCTGGTCGCTTCCCGGCAACTGCTGTTCGTTCGGCGGCTTCGAGTGGTGCCCGCCTCCGGGCGCTTCGTGCAGCGACGTCGGTACGCTCATGGCGCCCTGCAACAAGGGCACGCTCGCTTGTCAAGGCGCGCTCGGCTGGGTTTGTCAGGGCGACAATCCTCCGCAAGCCGAAGCCTGCGACGGCTTGGACAACAACTGCGATGGCGCGATCGACGAGGGGATGTTCCCTGGCGAGGGTGCCGTTTGCGGTAGCGACGAAGGCGAATGCGTGTCGGGTGTCATCGATTGTGCCGGCGGCATCCTCGATTGCGTCGGTGACGTTGGACCGAAGTCGGAGCTCTGCAACGGGCTCGATGATGATTGCGACGGCGTCATCGACAACGGCATCGTCGTCGGCGGCTCCTGCACGCCGATGTACGACACGACGCTCTACCCTGGGCCTCGCGACAAGGGCGCGTGCATGCCGGGCATTCTCGAATGCGATGGCATGGGCGGCAACGTGTGCGTCGGCGGCACGGGCCCGCAGCCCGAGGTTTGCGACGGCATCGACAACGATTGCGACGGCGCGGTCGATGAAACGGGTCCTGCTCCCGACGGCATCGACGGCACGGCCAATCCGAGTCCGCCCCCGATGGCGTCCGTTGGCGACCTTTGCGGCGTCGACACCGGCGCGTGTCAGCAAGGCCAATACGCCTGCGTGAACGGGCTGTTCCAGTGTCTTGGTGGCACAGGCCCGCAAGAAGAGTCGTGCGATTGCGACGACAACGATTGCGACGGGACGAACGACGAACAAGATCCGAACGCGTCGCCGATCTGCGCACCAGGCAACTCGTGCGTGAAATCGGGCACCGTGTGCGCGTGCGCGGCTCCGTGCGACGTCGGCGAGTTCCCGTGTCCGCCCGGTCAGAAGTGCGAGGACGTCATTGCGAGCGACACCGGCACGAACCTCGGGCCCTTCTGCATCCCCGACAACTGCGGCGATTGCACGAAGAAGACGGTGCTCAACGCGGACAACACGGTGCTCTGTGCTCCCGCGGGTTCACCGGCGAATGCCAACTGCGTCGTGCCTCCGGTCTGCGTCTGCAAGGGCGCTGCCACGGGGTGCAAGAATCCGTGCGACGGCGTGACGTGTGCTGGTGGTGAAATCTGCACCGACTACGGTCCGAACGCAGGAAAGTGCGTCCCGAACAACTGCTTCGGCGCGCCTTGTCAAGGCTGCGATCAGGTGTGCAACAACGGTTCGTGCGTGACGAACCCGTGCAAACCGGATTCGTGTCCCGGCCAGGAGTGCCAGCCGAGCGGCGACTTCACCACGTTCACCTGCATCGAGTCTTGCGCGGGCAAGCAATGCAACCCCGGTGAAGTCTGCAAGAACGGCACTTGCGTTGCGGACTGCAGCCCCATGTGTGCGGCGGGCCAAGTCTGTGATTACACGCAGATGCCACCGGCGTGCGTGACGAACAACTGCACCATGCCGTGCGCCAACGGCGGGGTTTGCGATCCGGTCACGGGCATGTGCGGCAACGATCCCTGCGCCGGTGTGGTTTGTCCGTCCGGACAAACCTGCCAGAACGGCGACTGCTTTACGGGCCAAGGCGGCAGCGGTGGAAGCGGTGGCAGTGGCGGTGGTGGCGTAGGCGGCGGCGAAACCACGTCATCGTCGTCATCGTCGGGTAGCTCGGGCATGGGCGGCGCGGCAGGCGCGGCAGCAGATACCGGCGTGTGGGGTCTGCCCACGGGCGGTGGTGGCTGCGCTTGCGAAGTCGGCGCAAAGGACCGAACAAGCGGCTTCGCGTGGGCACTTGCAGCGCTTGCGCTGGGCATTTGGCGCAGGCGTACGACGGGCCGTCGCGGCGCCAAGGAGGTGTCGCGATGAACTCGCTTCGTAAACCCCTCAGTGCATTCTTCTCAATGCTCGCAGTGTCCGCGCTCGGCGCGTTCGGCACGACGGGCTGTCAGACCGAGGCGTTCTGCTGGGACAATTGTGCCGGTGACGCGCCGAGCGGTGGATCCGGCACCTCCGTCGGCGGTGCCGGCGGCACCGGTGGTCAAGGTCAAGGTGGCGGCTTGGGCGGCGAAGGTGGTTGCCTCTTCGGTCAATGTGGCACCAGCAGCGGTCAGGCCGGCAGCGGAGGGTGCGTCCAGACAAACGGAGGCATCGAGATCTGCGACAACCTCGACAACGACTGCAACGGGATGACCGACGACAGCGCGGACATCAACTTCAACAGTCCGAAGACGTGCGGCACGTGTGACAACAACTGTTACGCGTTGCTCGACAACGCCAACCCGGCCGGAATCGCCTGCGCTTGGGACGGGACTCCGAATACGCCGGGGACCTGCCAATGCGGCCAGAACGGTCTCGCTGCTTGTGCCGCCGGGTATTACGACCTCAACGGCGACTGCAAGTGCGAGTACTACTGCGTCAAGACCGCAGACGACGATACTTTGTGCAACAACAAAGACGACGACTGCGACAATCTCAAGGACGAGGACGTCGACGTTTGCACGAGCACGACCGATTGCGGCGCATGCGGCAACAACTGCGTCGTGCTTCACGGCACGCCCGACTGCACGTCGACGGCAATGGCTGGCGAAGCGTGCACGCCGGCCAATACGAAGTGCTCGATTGCAGCGTGTGATCCGGGCTGGATCGACCTCGACAAGTCCTACGCCACGGGTTGCGAATACGCCTGCAACCCGACCAACGGAGGCGTCGAGAAGTGTGGTGACGGCATCGACAACGACTGCGATGGGCTCATCGACAGCGCTGACGATCTGTCGGGTGACGTGCAAATTGGAGCGCTGTGCTTTGGCGATCCGAAGGGCATTTGCGGACTGATTGCCAACGCAGGCACGTTTGCGTGCGTGGGCAACGACTACCAGTGCGTCGGGCCAAACGTCAAAGTTCCGGGACAGGTGCCCGAGACCTGCAACAACCTCGACGACGACTGCAACGGTCAAGTCGACGACAACCCCGGCGATGCGGG includes:
- a CDS encoding SBBP repeat-containing protein is translated as MRTRKNHRSVANRSSLGLMKKIGAMTGIVSACAAFLAGACGDAQPTNTTGAGGAGTSSSGDGGTGLEDFTTSSNTGSVSSSSSSSSSSSGAVPSCPTGDPTGGPTKVAAAFGDASVQTGAAVAFDKSGNILLAGSFAGSINLGGTTLNSAGMDDVFVAKFTPAGQLLWAKQFGDGQLQTASGIGADSNGNVYVTGSFKGSINFGGGALNANGNLFVDIFLAKLTSDGNHVWSQRYGDENVQNARGLSVDSAGNVIIVGSFQNSVNFGGANHTSAGAQDAFAAKYNSAGVYQWSRQFGDAADQYARAVWLDAMGNVYLAGDVAGSIDFGGGAMTATSKTSAFVAKLDSLGVAAWAKLSTGDAEGSAKANAVAVGPNGEVIVGGNFRGTFDLGGMPVTNPGTDDAFVTVLTAAGAHTFTKTFGDSESQTAMGVAMAPNGDVFVAGNFSGSIDFDTGMPTMSAGAFDGYVARLNSKGCPVWLRTYPGPGVQLTQAMAIDPTTGGVAVTGSFNGTADFGTGVLTAAGDDVFLLSVNP